From the genome of Pseudomonas sp. TMP9, one region includes:
- a CDS encoding site-specific integrase, which translates to MATIVKTDAGTWKALVRKTGWPTNTKTFRTKRDAEDWARRTEDEMVRGVYIQRSGSERMTLEMALKRYLSEVSPTKKPTTQRAEATKAQQLISHLGKYSMAALSAEIIASYRDTRLSSITNRGKPTSNNTVRLELALLSHLFTVAIQEWGLGLGFNPVLNIRKPSPGEGRDRRLSAEEERRLLTAVNNHSNPMLGWIVRIALETGMRSSEITSLRRHQVDMRKRVVRLSDTKNDSARTVPLSKWATETFQAALNNPIRPIDCDLVFFGEPGKSGKRSPYAFTKTWGLLKTKLGMADLHFHDLRHEAVSRLVEGGLSDQEVSAISGHKSMQMLKRYTHLRAEDLVDKLDKIKRDA; encoded by the coding sequence ATGGCCACCATCGTCAAAACGGATGCCGGCACTTGGAAGGCTCTGGTGCGCAAAACCGGCTGGCCGACTAACACCAAAACCTTCCGCACCAAGCGCGATGCCGAAGACTGGGCGCGCCGCACCGAAGACGAAATGGTCAGGGGCGTGTACATCCAACGCAGCGGCTCCGAGCGCATGACCTTGGAAATGGCACTGAAGCGCTATCTCAGCGAAGTCAGCCCCACTAAGAAGCCGACCACCCAACGCGCCGAAGCCACCAAAGCCCAGCAGCTGATCAGCCACCTGGGCAAATACTCCATGGCCGCCCTATCCGCTGAAATCATCGCCAGCTACCGCGATACCCGCCTGTCCTCGATCACCAATCGTGGGAAGCCCACCAGCAACAACACCGTGCGCCTGGAGCTGGCCCTACTCAGTCACCTGTTCACCGTGGCGATTCAGGAGTGGGGGCTGGGCCTGGGCTTCAACCCAGTGCTGAATATCCGCAAACCAAGCCCTGGCGAAGGCCGCGACCGGCGCCTGTCTGCAGAAGAAGAACGTCGCCTGCTGACAGCCGTAAACAATCACAGCAACCCTATGCTTGGCTGGATCGTCCGAATCGCCCTAGAAACCGGTATGCGCTCGTCGGAGATCACATCCTTGCGGCGACATCAGGTCGACATGAGAAAGCGCGTAGTGCGCCTCTCAGACACCAAGAACGACAGCGCACGCACCGTCCCACTCAGCAAATGGGCCACAGAGACTTTCCAGGCGGCGCTGAACAACCCGATACGCCCGATTGACTGTGATCTGGTGTTCTTTGGCGAGCCGGGCAAAAGCGGAAAGCGCAGCCCCTACGCATTCACCAAAACCTGGGGCTTGTTGAAGACCAAGCTCGGCATGGCTGATCTGCACTTCCACGATCTGCGGCATGAGGCGGTCAGTCGGCTAGTTGAGGGCGGCCTATCTGACCAAGAGGTATCCGCCATCAGCGGGCACAAATCGATGCAGATGCTGAAACGTTACACGCACCTGCGTGCAGAGGATCTTGTAGACAAGCTGGATAAAATCAAACGCGATGCTTGA
- a CDS encoding EAL domain-containing protein, translated as MQRVSAILLLCLACWTLPALSLELTPAEQTWLAEHPQLNLGVDRDWPPYEFIDSDAYYQGLAADYVRLIEQRLSITSRPPLEQNWSEVLSAARAGSVQLLPSLMATPEREQYLTFTRPYLDFPIVILAQEQGPQPRRLADLQGLRIAVVDNYATHELLRDKHPELNLWPRPSIAAALQALATGQADAMVGDLASSIWHLRQLKLDGIIVSGQTPYRYQLAMAVPKNNAILAGMIDKVLAELTPDEIAEIEQRWVGELLDQRQFWRSVLLFGLPALLASLLIIVSILRINRLLRSEMHNSALLAGELRDREQHYRGLVESLNAITWQMDPRDFCFTYVAPQAEKLLGYPIQDWLQPGFIERTLHPDDAGHTLYYCRTETQAGRDHSMDYRMLAADGREVWVRDIITLSPQGDEQMMRGLMIDITETKRTEQALALSEQKFASVFHNSPDIIALLNLNDGRLLAVNHTFEQQIGISAAEAIGFTSSELGLWVEHDIGPHTLELLRSGHTHNIESTFRRRDGSQFTALISAQKITLDNNPSLIVAVRDISALKDIQQRLKLSEDKFAKAFHASPDGMLITRLSDGQLLNVNEGFSSITGYSIDETIDSTTLQLGIWADPNERTRMFEQVQQHGSVRDFRALIRTRNGSLRTCEMSVQPIPIEGETCMLTIARDITERVRMQETLKQAATVFESTAEGVMITDLEQRITAVNRAFTTITGYSEAEALGQSPRLLASGNHDSAFYVAMWHSLSASGHWQGEICNKRKNGELFPEWLTISAVRDGDGIITHFVAVFADISSLKHAQASLDHQAHHDPLTGLPNRTLFEARLHIAIADALVDQRMGAVLFIDLDRFKHINDSLGHPVGDQLLKSIATRLKMHLRDIDTLARLGGDEFIILLPGLQQKGDAEQVANKLLECFNLPFRFDEQELFISASIGISYYPDDGEDVATLVKNADAAMYRSKARGRNRVELYTRDLTSQANERMALERELRRAIEQEQLQLYYQPKRCLSSNRLIGAEALLRWYHPVFGEISPERFIPLAEETGLIIALGDWVLSQACWQMQQWQQQHAPFGPLSVNLTGIQLRQPHLLERIASMLEDNCLPPELLQLEITESFIMNQAEEALSLLHQLKGLGIQLAIDDFGTGYSSLSYLKRLPVDTLKIDQSFVRGLPGDSNDAAIVRAIIALGRSMQLTVIAEGVETKAQEQFFAAEGCEQIQGFIISRAIHPDAFAQNFLSPRLTVGTAEKAPV; from the coding sequence ATGCAGCGTGTTTCGGCCATCCTCCTGTTGTGCCTGGCGTGCTGGACCTTGCCTGCGCTTAGTCTAGAGCTCACGCCGGCCGAGCAAACATGGCTCGCCGAACATCCGCAACTGAACTTGGGCGTAGACCGCGACTGGCCACCCTACGAATTTATCGATTCCGACGCGTACTATCAGGGGTTGGCTGCCGACTATGTGCGCCTGATTGAACAGCGCCTATCAATCACGTCCCGGCCACCGCTTGAACAAAATTGGAGCGAGGTACTGAGTGCAGCGCGAGCGGGTAGCGTGCAGTTATTGCCCAGCCTGATGGCCACTCCCGAGCGCGAGCAATACCTAACATTCACGCGCCCCTACCTCGACTTCCCGATTGTTATCTTGGCGCAAGAGCAAGGCCCGCAACCGCGCAGACTAGCGGATCTGCAAGGGTTAAGAATTGCAGTCGTCGATAACTACGCCACCCATGAATTACTCCGCGACAAGCACCCCGAACTCAATCTCTGGCCGCGCCCCAGCATCGCCGCCGCGCTGCAGGCATTGGCCACAGGGCAAGCTGATGCCATGGTCGGTGATTTGGCTTCGAGCATTTGGCACCTGCGCCAACTCAAACTCGACGGCATCATCGTCAGCGGCCAGACTCCATATCGCTACCAATTGGCGATGGCTGTGCCAAAAAACAATGCCATTTTGGCCGGCATGATCGACAAGGTGCTGGCCGAGCTTACGCCGGATGAAATAGCCGAAATTGAACAGCGCTGGGTTGGCGAGTTACTCGACCAGCGCCAATTTTGGCGCAGCGTGCTGCTGTTTGGCCTGCCCGCCCTGCTGGCGTCATTGCTGATCATAGTGAGCATTTTGCGCATCAACCGCCTCTTGCGCAGCGAGATGCATAACAGCGCACTACTGGCGGGCGAACTTCGGGACCGCGAACAGCATTACCGTGGCTTGGTGGAAAGCTTAAATGCCATCACGTGGCAAATGGACCCCCGCGACTTTTGCTTCACCTATGTCGCACCCCAAGCCGAAAAGCTCCTCGGCTATCCCATACAAGATTGGCTGCAGCCCGGCTTTATCGAACGCACCTTACACCCCGATGATGCCGGCCATACCCTCTATTATTGCCGCACTGAAACTCAGGCTGGACGTGACCACAGCATGGATTACCGCATGCTAGCCGCCGACGGACGCGAGGTTTGGGTGCGCGATATCATCACCTTGTCGCCGCAGGGCGACGAACAGATGATGCGCGGCTTGATGATCGACATTACTGAAACCAAGCGCACCGAGCAGGCGCTGGCCTTGTCGGAGCAAAAATTCGCGTCGGTATTCCATAACAGCCCCGACATCATTGCCTTGCTCAACCTCAATGACGGCCGCTTGCTAGCGGTCAATCACACCTTTGAACAACAAATCGGCATCAGCGCCGCCGAGGCTATCGGCTTCACCTCATCAGAGCTTGGCCTTTGGGTTGAGCACGACATCGGCCCGCACACCCTCGAACTGCTGCGCAGCGGTCATACACATAACATTGAGAGTACATTCCGGCGACGTGATGGCAGCCAGTTCACTGCACTGATTTCTGCACAAAAAATCACCCTCGACAATAACCCTTCCTTGATCGTGGCGGTGCGTGACATCAGTGCGCTGAAGGATATTCAGCAGCGCCTCAAGCTGTCCGAGGACAAATTCGCTAAAGCCTTCCATGCGTCACCGGACGGTATGCTGATCACCCGCCTGAGCGACGGCCAACTGCTCAACGTCAACGAAGGCTTCAGTAGCATCACCGGATACAGCATCGACGAAACGATTGATAGCACGACCCTGCAACTGGGTATTTGGGCTGATCCGAATGAGCGCACCCGCATGTTCGAGCAGGTGCAGCAACACGGCTCCGTGCGTGACTTCCGCGCGCTTATTCGCACCCGTAATGGCTCGCTGCGCACCTGCGAGATGTCGGTCCAGCCCATCCCGATTGAGGGCGAGACCTGCATGCTGACCATCGCCCGCGACATCACCGAGCGCGTGCGCATGCAGGAAACGCTCAAGCAAGCCGCTACCGTGTTTGAAAGCACCGCTGAAGGCGTAATGATCACTGACCTTGAGCAACGTATCACCGCCGTCAACCGCGCCTTCACCACCATCACCGGCTATAGCGAAGCTGAAGCCCTTGGCCAGTCGCCACGCCTACTCGCCTCGGGCAACCACGACAGCGCGTTTTACGTCGCCATGTGGCACAGCCTCAGCGCCTCGGGCCATTGGCAGGGCGAAATTTGCAACAAGCGCAAAAATGGCGAGCTCTTTCCAGAATGGCTGACCATCAGTGCCGTACGTGATGGTGACGGCATCATCACCCACTTTGTCGCTGTCTTTGCCGACATCAGCTCGCTCAAACATGCTCAAGCCAGCCTCGATCATCAGGCCCATCACGACCCTCTCACCGGCCTGCCCAATCGCACCCTGTTCGAAGCGCGCCTCCATATCGCCATCGCAGACGCGCTGGTCGATCAACGCATGGGCGCAGTGCTGTTTATCGACCTAGACCGCTTCAAACACATCAACGACAGCCTTGGCCATCCGGTCGGTGACCAACTGCTCAAGAGCATCGCCACCCGACTGAAAATGCACCTGCGTGATATCGACACCCTCGCGCGCTTAGGCGGTGATGAATTCATCATCCTGCTACCCGGATTGCAACAGAAGGGTGACGCCGAGCAGGTGGCAAACAAACTGCTGGAGTGCTTCAACTTACCCTTCCGCTTCGACGAGCAAGAACTGTTTATCAGCGCCAGCATCGGCATTAGTTACTACCCAGACGATGGCGAAGACGTCGCCACCCTCGTGAAAAATGCTGACGCTGCCATGTACCGCTCCAAGGCGCGCGGGCGCAACCGCGTCGAACTCTACACCCGCGATCTCACCTCCCAAGCCAACGAACGTATGGCCCTAGAGCGCGAATTACGCCGTGCCATCGAGCAAGAACAACTGCAGCTTTACTACCAACCAAAACGCTGCCTAAGCAGCAATCGCCTGATCGGAGCCGAAGCGCTTCTACGCTGGTACCACCCAGTATTTGGCGAAATCTCACCCGAGCGCTTTATTCCGCTGGCCGAAGAGACCGGCCTAATCATCGCCCTCGGCGACTGGGTATTGAGCCAGGCTTGCTGGCAAATGCAGCAATGGCAACAACAACACGCGCCCTTCGGCCCGCTGTCGGTCAATTTGACTGGCATACAACTGCGCCAGCCGCACCTGCTGGAACGTATCGCCAGCATGCTGGAAGATAACTGCCTCCCCCCGGAACTGCTGCAACTGGAAATTACTGAGAGCTTCATCATGAATCAAGCCGAAGAAGCCCTAAGCCTGCTGCATCAACTTAAAGGGCTGGGTATTCAATTGGCCATTGATGACTTCGGCACCGGCTACTCCTCGCTCAGTTACCTCAAGCGTTTGCCGGTTGACACCCTAAAAATCGACCAATCCTTCGTGCGCGGCCTACCCGGCGACAGCAACGATGCCGCCATTGTGCGCGCCATCATCGCACTGGGCCGCAGCATGCAACTGACCGTCATCGCCGAAGGGGTAGAAACCAAGGCCCAAGAACAGTTCTTCGCCGCCGAGGGCTGTGAACAGATTCAGGGCTTCATTATCAGCCGCGCCATCCACCCCGACGCGTTCGCACAAAACTTCCTCAGCCCTCGCCTTACGGTTGGCACTGCCGAGAAGGCACCGGTATAA
- the rpoD gene encoding RNA polymerase sigma factor RpoD: MSGKAQQQSRIKELITLGREQKYLTYAEVNDHLPEDISDPEQVEDIIRMINDMGIPVHESAPDADALMLADADTDDAAAEEAAAALAAVETDIGRTTDPVRMYMREMGTVELLTREGEIEIAKRIEEGIREVMGAIAHFPGTVDSILAEYTRVTTDGGRLVEVFNGYIDPDDGIVPAEAAAPVPAKDGDAEKDSDTDDSDDSDDEEEEEGDGGPDPEEALRRFTAIGDALSLAKKALKKHGRNSKQGIAALKEMATLFMPIKLIPKQYDALVVRVRSSLERLRAQERAIMQLCVRDARMPRADFLKLFPGNEINAEWAAGLAKGKGKYAEAIGTLQGDIQRCQQKLSALEAECELTLAEIKDINRRMSIGEAKARRAKKEMVEANLRLVISIAKKYTNRGLQFLDLIQEGNIGLMKAVDKFEYRRGYKFSTYATWWIRQAITRSIADQARTIRIPVHMIETINKLNRISRQMLQEMGREPTPEELGERMEMPEDKIRKVLKIAKEPISMETPIGDDEDSHLGDFIEDSTMQSPIDVATVESLKEATREVLSGLTAREAKVLRMRFGIDMNTDHTLEEVGKQFDVTRERIRQIEAKALRKLRHPTRSEHLRSFLDE; encoded by the coding sequence GACATCATCCGCATGATCAATGACATGGGGATCCCCGTACACGAAAGTGCTCCGGATGCGGACGCACTTATGTTGGCCGACGCCGATACCGATGATGCAGCGGCTGAAGAAGCCGCTGCAGCGTTGGCAGCGGTTGAAACTGACATCGGTCGTACGACGGACCCTGTGCGCATGTATATGCGTGAGATGGGCACCGTAGAATTGCTGACCCGCGAAGGCGAGATCGAAATCGCCAAACGCATCGAAGAAGGCATCCGCGAAGTCATGGGCGCAATCGCTCATTTCCCCGGCACTGTCGACAGCATTCTTGCCGAGTACACCCGCGTTACCACCGACGGTGGTCGCTTAGTTGAAGTCTTCAACGGCTACATCGACCCGGATGATGGCATTGTCCCGGCCGAAGCTGCCGCCCCTGTTCCCGCCAAAGACGGTGACGCTGAAAAAGACAGCGATACCGACGACAGCGATGACAGTGACGACGAGGAAGAGGAAGAAGGCGACGGTGGTCCGGACCCTGAAGAGGCACTGCGCCGCTTCACCGCGATCGGCGACGCCCTCAGCCTGGCTAAAAAGGCACTGAAAAAGCACGGCCGTAACAGCAAGCAAGGCATTGCCGCGCTGAAAGAAATGGCCACGCTGTTCATGCCGATCAAGCTGATCCCTAAACAGTACGACGCCTTGGTTGTGCGTGTGCGCAGCTCCTTAGAGCGCTTGCGCGCCCAGGAACGCGCCATCATGCAACTGTGCGTGCGTGATGCACGCATGCCGCGCGCTGATTTTCTCAAGCTGTTTCCTGGCAATGAAATCAATGCTGAATGGGCTGCTGGCCTGGCCAAAGGTAAAGGCAAGTACGCCGAAGCCATCGGCACCCTGCAAGGCGATATCCAGCGCTGCCAGCAAAAGCTGTCTGCCTTGGAAGCTGAGTGCGAGCTGACGCTGGCTGAAATCAAAGACATCAACCGTCGCATGTCGATCGGTGAGGCCAAGGCCCGCCGCGCGAAGAAAGAGATGGTTGAAGCGAACTTGCGCTTGGTTATCTCGATTGCCAAAAAGTACACCAACCGCGGTTTGCAGTTCCTTGATCTGATTCAGGAAGGCAACATTGGCCTGATGAAGGCGGTGGATAAGTTTGAATACCGCCGCGGCTACAAGTTCTCGACCTATGCCACTTGGTGGATCCGTCAGGCGATTACCCGCTCGATTGCCGACCAAGCCCGCACCATTCGTATTCCGGTGCACATGATCGAGACGATCAACAAGCTCAACCGTATTTCCCGGCAGATGTTGCAGGAAATGGGCCGTGAACCGACCCCGGAAGAGCTGGGCGAACGCATGGAAATGCCTGAGGATAAAATCCGTAAGGTATTGAAGATCGCTAAAGAGCCGATCTCCATGGAAACCCCAATCGGTGACGACGAAGACTCGCACTTGGGTGACTTCATCGAAGACTCGACCATGCAGTCGCCAATCGATGTCGCCACCGTTGAGAGCCTTAAAGAAGCAACCCGCGAAGTACTCTCTGGCCTCACTGCGCGTGAAGCCAAGGTTCTGCGCATGCGCTTCGGCATCGACATGAATACCGACCACACCCTTGAGGAGGTCGGTAAACAGTTCGACGTAACCCGCGAGCGGATTCGTCAAATCGAAGCCAAGGCACTGCGCAAGCTGCGCCATCCGACGAGAAGCGAGCACCTACGCTCCTTCCTCGACGAGTAA